A window of the Microbacterium sp. AZCO genome harbors these coding sequences:
- a CDS encoding (deoxy)nucleoside triphosphate pyrophosphohydrolase yields the protein MPDPIDVVAAVIEQDELFLACRRAPGRSAGGKWEFPGGKVEPGESPEEALVREIREELSVEILVTGHLTSDVTGPIRLICLRARLEGEAPATSTDHDELRWVDHATMRDLDWADADLPAVRLLSSR from the coding sequence ATGCCCGATCCCATCGACGTCGTCGCCGCCGTGATCGAGCAGGACGAGCTCTTCCTGGCGTGCCGGCGAGCGCCCGGTCGCAGCGCCGGCGGCAAGTGGGAGTTCCCCGGCGGCAAGGTGGAACCGGGCGAGTCGCCCGAGGAGGCGCTCGTGCGGGAGATCCGCGAGGAGCTCTCGGTCGAGATCCTCGTGACCGGCCACCTCACCTCGGACGTCACGGGTCCGATCCGGCTCATCTGCCTGCGGGCGCGACTCGAAGGCGAGGCGCCCGCGACCAGCACCGACCACGACGAGCTGCGCTGGGTCGACCACGCGACGATGCGCGATCTGGACTGGGCCGATGCGGATCTGCCGGCGGTCCGGCTGCTGTCCTCGCGGTAA
- a CDS encoding exonuclease SbcCD subunit D: MRILHTSDWHIGRSFHGHATLDALRGVLGALTAQVRERGVDVVIVAGDVFDSSVPSAACYSLLSDALRDIAQAGARIVVTSGNHDSAARLGFQSALLRDGIHVVTDPLTIGTPITIADAHGPVHFYGIPYLEPALVRTQWDGVELRTQRESLEHAMGLIRADLATRGGERSIAVSHCFAAGVDATPGVERDIQQGGLDVVPLATFDGPDYVALGHIHGRNRLSDRVRYSGAPLHYSFGEAGKPRGSWLVDLDADGLAAVEWLDLPVPRRLARIEGTLDELLTHERFTADEDAWVSVRYTDAAPQRDPMRRLQQRFAFCATVAHAPAIVPDADGLTYAARVRATRDDHDLVDAFLTHVRGGVGATERESAVIREVIAEVAAGATGEGLAAEAARVARESRAGAA, translated from the coding sequence ATGCGGATCCTGCACACCTCGGACTGGCACATCGGGCGGTCGTTCCACGGCCATGCCACGCTCGATGCGCTCCGTGGCGTGCTCGGCGCGCTCACCGCACAGGTGCGCGAGCGCGGGGTCGACGTCGTCATCGTCGCCGGCGATGTGTTCGACTCGTCGGTGCCGAGCGCGGCCTGCTACTCGCTGCTGTCCGACGCGCTCCGCGACATCGCCCAGGCGGGCGCGCGCATCGTCGTGACGAGCGGCAACCACGACTCGGCGGCCCGACTCGGGTTCCAGTCGGCCCTGCTGCGCGACGGCATCCACGTCGTCACCGACCCGCTCACGATCGGCACACCGATCACGATCGCCGACGCGCACGGACCCGTCCACTTCTACGGCATCCCGTATCTCGAACCGGCGCTCGTCCGCACCCAGTGGGACGGCGTCGAGCTGCGCACTCAGCGCGAGTCGCTCGAGCACGCGATGGGGCTCATCCGGGCCGATCTCGCGACACGCGGGGGAGAGCGCAGCATCGCGGTCTCGCACTGCTTCGCCGCGGGAGTGGATGCCACGCCCGGGGTCGAGCGCGACATCCAGCAGGGCGGGCTCGACGTCGTGCCGCTCGCGACTTTCGACGGACCCGACTACGTGGCGCTCGGACACATCCACGGGCGCAACCGGCTGAGTGACCGCGTCCGCTACTCCGGCGCCCCGCTGCACTACAGCTTCGGCGAGGCGGGAAAGCCGCGCGGCTCGTGGCTCGTCGACCTCGACGCCGACGGCCTCGCCGCCGTCGAGTGGCTCGATCTTCCGGTGCCGCGGCGGCTCGCGCGCATCGAAGGGACGCTCGACGAGCTGCTCACCCACGAGCGCTTCACTGCTGATGAGGACGCGTGGGTGAGCGTGCGCTACACGGATGCCGCACCCCAGCGCGACCCGATGCGCCGGCTGCAGCAGCGATTCGCGTTCTGTGCCACCGTCGCCCACGCCCCGGCCATCGTGCCCGACGCCGACGGGCTGACGTATGCGGCCCGCGTGCGGGCGACCCGTGACGACCATGACCTCGTCGACGCCTTCCTCACGCACGTGCGCGGTGGGGTGGGGGCGACCGAGCGCGAGAGCGCCGTCATCCGCGAGGTCATCGCCGAGGTCGCAGCTGGCGCGACAGGCGAAGGTCTCGCGGCCGAGGCTGCCCGCGTCGCGCGGGAGAGCCGGGCGGGCGCCGCGTGA
- a CDS encoding LacI family DNA-binding transcriptional regulator: MARKASGSATIRDVAERAGVSIKTVSNVLNGYPYIRPETDERVRDAIRELDYHVNVSARNLSRGRTGVIALVLPSLRGVYFAELADAIMREAAEVGWTVFIQQTNDERDREVRVVTGGYRSMVDGVIYSPLALGQQDAPLFDVDFPMVLLGERVFDVGVDHVTMHNVEGARAAAEHLIARGARTIVPLGAKDDRSASSGTLRMQGFLQALEAHGLEVDPRAIIGVPDYFHATGAATMAEILDRGVTPDAVVAFTDTLALGALSTLTVRGFRVPDDVQLIGFDNIEETSYSSPPLTTIDLGREAVAATAVALLEERIRLRLDGVAKESQPGPRKVVVDFRLIERQSTRS, encoded by the coding sequence GTGGCACGCAAGGCGAGCGGATCCGCGACGATCCGCGATGTCGCAGAGCGTGCGGGCGTGTCGATCAAGACGGTCTCGAACGTCCTGAACGGCTACCCCTACATCCGACCCGAGACCGACGAGCGCGTCCGCGACGCCATCCGCGAGCTGGACTACCACGTCAACGTGTCGGCGCGGAATCTGAGCCGCGGGCGCACGGGTGTCATCGCACTCGTGCTGCCGTCCCTTCGGGGCGTCTACTTCGCCGAGCTTGCAGACGCGATCATGCGAGAGGCGGCCGAAGTTGGCTGGACGGTCTTCATCCAGCAGACCAACGACGAGCGCGATCGCGAGGTGAGAGTCGTGACCGGCGGCTACCGCTCCATGGTCGACGGGGTCATCTACTCGCCTCTCGCCCTGGGACAGCAGGATGCCCCGCTCTTCGACGTCGACTTCCCGATGGTGCTGCTCGGCGAGCGCGTCTTCGACGTCGGGGTCGATCACGTCACGATGCACAACGTCGAGGGCGCGAGGGCCGCCGCGGAGCACCTCATCGCCCGCGGGGCGCGCACCATCGTGCCGCTCGGCGCGAAGGACGATCGCTCGGCGAGCAGTGGAACCCTGCGCATGCAGGGATTCCTGCAGGCTCTCGAGGCCCACGGGCTCGAGGTCGACCCCCGCGCGATCATCGGCGTGCCGGACTACTTCCATGCGACGGGCGCCGCGACCATGGCCGAGATCCTCGACCGCGGCGTCACCCCCGACGCGGTCGTCGCCTTCACCGACACCCTCGCGCTCGGAGCGCTCTCGACGCTCACCGTGCGAGGGTTCCGCGTGCCCGACGACGTGCAGCTGATCGGCTTCGACAACATCGAGGAGACCAGCTACTCCAGCCCGCCCCTGACGACGATCGATCTCGGCCGCGAAGCCGTCGCCGCCACGGCTGTCGCCCTGCTCGAGGAACGCATCCGGCTTCGGCTCGACGGCGTGGCCAAGGAGTCGCAACCTGGCCCGCGCAAGGTCGTCGTCGACTTCCGCTTGATCGAACGACAGTCGACCCGCAGCTGA